One Solea senegalensis isolate Sse05_10M linkage group LG3, IFAPA_SoseM_1, whole genome shotgun sequence genomic window carries:
- the kif1c gene encoding kinesin-like protein KIF1C produces the protein MAGASVKVAVRVRPFNSRETGRNAKCVIQMQGNTTCISNPKLGKDGAKNFTFDYSYWSHTTTDDPSFASQRQVYKDIGEEMLLHAFEGYNVCIFAYGQTGAGKSYTMMGKQEPGQEGIIPQLCEDLFQRTGENSDPDLNYSVEVSYMEIYCERVRDLLNPKSQGTLRVREHPILGPYVEDLSKLAVTGFTDIRDLMDAGNKARTVAATNMNETSSRSHAVFTIVFTQKRRDQMTGLDTEKVSKISLVDLAGSERADSSGAKGTRLKEGANINKSLTTLGKVISALAEMQSSKKRKSDFIPYRDSVLTWLLKENLGGNSRTAMIAALSPADINYEETLSTLRYADRAKQIRCNAVINEDPNAKLIRELKDEVERLRNLLFSQGLQELLDNAVNNNNNGPGGIMGVASSPLQLALTANGITENNGPAPSDVGEPTSSEDTPADPDHPIENGEEAVSEETISKEEAAERLLETEKIIAELNETWEEKLRKTESIRLERESLLAEMGVSISSKEDGGTLGVFSPKGTPHLVNLNEDPLMSECLLYYIKEGVTRVGQQDVDIKLSGQFIKEIHCVFVSEINDQGEVDVILEPLVGAETYVNGKQITDSTVLKQGHRIVMGKNHVFRFNHPEQARLERERSVTAEQQGEPEDWNYAQKELLEKQGIDIKLEMEKRLQDMETQYRKEKEEADLLLEQHRLYADSDSGDDSDKRSCEESWRLISSLREKLPANKVQTIVKRCGLPSSGKRREPLRVYQIPQRRRISKDPKRVTMDDLRMQAVKEICYEVALGDFRHSRQEIEALSIVKMKELCRMYVKKDASERESWRAVAQDVCDTVGIGEERSPPAEEGGGGGGETGEGAPKGKVYDLKAHIDKLTDILEEVKLQNNMKDEEIKALRDRMIKMESIIPVQDDEVNGEEGGSPPPQRDGGGDGDCEGDVVPDGRVERLMNEDPAFRRGRLRWLKQEQQRILNLQQQNITKKLRGQNQTPGQNLPVVPVHLPGTGRFIPPQERKLKFPFKSNPAHRLSWGPASAALEALGLGEGGGTEGGEQREEGGGEGKGSSSPPPLQSHQSPALLPLPFQAPPPRMRSPSPHRAWQQRNQGNFHYQHQGNNQNQQRRYRRNSLDSSAHNFSHYDNGQQHGGGGGHQGRPRQRRGVSPGPGGERGGGDGGFHYNQHPPQQYHHPHPYYNPHNAPFQPGPHPNYHSLPRPGAPPPPTDMLLMAGPPLPPGGWGFTTPPRMRRQFSAPDLKNKETPI, from the exons ATGGCGGGTGCATCGGTGAAGGTGGCGGTGCGAGTCCGTCCGTTCAACTCCCGCGAGACGGGACGCAACGCCAAGTGTGTGATCCAGATGCAGGGAAACACCAcgt GCATTTCAAACCCCAAACTGGGCAAAGATGGAGCCAAGAATTTTACCTTTGACTATTCCTACTGGTCACACACAACG actgATGACCCCAGCTTCGCGTCTCAGCGGCAGGTCTACAAAGACATCGGGGAGGAGATGCTGCTGCACGCCTTcgaag GTTACAATGTGTGCATTTTTGCGTATGGACAGACCGGTGCAGGGAAGAGTTACACCATGATGGGGAAACAAGAACCGGGGCAGGAAGGCATCATTCCACAG TTGTGTGAGGACCTGTTTCAGAGGACAGGAGAAAACTCTGACCCCGACCTGAACTACTCTGTGGAG GTGTCCTACATGGAGATCTACTGTGAGCGGGTCAGGGACCTGCTCAACCCAAAGTCTCAAGGGACTCTGAGGGTTCGAGAGCATCCCATCCTGGGGCCATACGTGGAGGACCTGTCCAAACTGGCTGTGACCGGATTCACCGACATCCGGGACCTGATGGACGCCGGCAACAAAGCTCG GACGGTCGCGGCCACAAACATGAACGAGACATCGTCCAGGTCGCACGCCGTCTTCACCATCGTCTTCACCCAAAAACGGCGGGACCAGATGACCGGCCTGGACACAGAGAAG GTCAGTAAGATCAGTCTGGTGGACCTGGCAGGAAGTGAGCGAGCCGACTCCTCGGGGGCAAAGGGCACCAGGCTCAAG GAAGGAGCAAACATCAACAAATCTCTGACCACGCTGGGGAAAGTGATATCAGCTTTAGCAGAAATG cagaGTAGTAAGAAGAGAAAAAGTGACTTTATCCCCTACAGAGACTCTGTACTTACCTGGCTACTGAAGGAAAACCTGG GAGGAAACTCTCGTACGGCCATGATCGCCGCTCTCAGTCCTGCTGACATCAACTATGAAGAAACACTGAGCACCCTCAG GTATGCTGACCGTGCCAAACAGATCCGCTGTAACGCTGTGATCAATGAAGATCCCAACGCCAAACTGATCAGAGAGCTGAAGGACGAAGTGGAACGACTGAGGAACCTGCTCTTCTCACAGGgtctgcaggagctgctggataATGCTG tcaacaacaacaacaatggtcCTGGCGGCATTATGGGCGtggcctcctctcctctgcagctggCTCTCACAGCCAATGGGATTACAGAGAACAATGGCCCCGCCCCTTCAG atgTGGGGGAGCCGACATCCTCAGAGGACACACCTGCCGACCCCGATCACCCGATCGAGAACGGGGAGGAGGCTGTCAGCGAGGAAACCATCAGCAAAGAGGAAGCAGCCGAGCGACTGCTG gagacgGAGAAGATCATCGCTGAACTCAACGAAACTTGGGAAGAGAAACTCAGAAAGACTGAATCTATTCGCCTGGAGAG AGAGTCCCTGCTGGCAGAAATGGGCGTGTCCATTTCATCCAAAGAAGACGGAGGAACGCTGGGCGTCTTCTCTCCTAAAGGA acaccTCACCTGGTCAACTTGAATGAAGACCCTCTGATGTCAGAGTGTCTACTGTACTACATAAAAGAAGGCGTCACCAG ggtTGGACAGCAGGACGTGGACATTAAACTGTCTGGACAATTTATAAAAGagattcactgtgtttttgtcagtgagATCAATGATCAGGGAGAAG TGGACGTCATCCTGGAGCCGTTAGTCGGAGCGGAGACGTACGTCAACGGGAAGCAGATCACCGACTCCACCGTCCTGAAACAAG GTCACCGCATCGTCATGGGGAAGAACCACGTGTTCCGCTTCAACCACCCGGAGCAGGCGAGGCTGGAGAGGGAGCGCAGTGTCACGGCGGAGCAGCAGGGGGAGCCGGAGGACTGGAACTACGCTCAGAAGGAGCTGCTGGAGAAGCAAGGGATCGACATCAAGCTGGAGATGGAGAAAAG actACAGGACATGGAGACTCAGTACCgtaaagagaaggaggaggctgATCTGCTGCTGGAGCAACACAGACTG tacGCAGACAGCGACAGCGGTGATGACTCAGACAAACGCTCGTGTGAAGAGAGCTGGAGACTGATTTCCTCCCTCAGAGAGAAACTGCCTGCCAACAag GTCCAGACCATAGTGAAGCGCTGTGGTCTGCCCAGCAGTGGGAAGAGGAGGGAGCCGCTCAGAGTTTATCAGATtcctcagaggaggaggatcagcAAAGACCCCAAACGTGTCACCATGGACGACCTCCGCATGCAAGCTGTCAAAGAGATCTGCtacgag GTGGCGCTGGGAGATTTCCGTCACTCGCGCCAGGAGATCGAGGCGCTGTCCATCGTCAAGATGAAGGAGCTGTGTCGCATGTACGTCAAGAAGGACGCCAGTGAGCGCGAGAGCTGGCGGGCAGTTGCCCAGGACGTCTGCGACACGGTGGGCatcggagaggagaggagcccCCCCGCGGAGGAAggcgggggaggaggaggagagacgggGGAGGGAGCACCGAAGGGAAAAGTGTACGACCTGAAGGCTCACATCGACAAACTGACCGACATCCTGGAG GAGGTGAAGCTGCAGAACAACATGAAGGACGAGGAGATCAAAGCTCTGAGGGACAGGATGATCAAGATGGAGAGCATCATACCTGTGCAG GACGACGAAGTGAACGGCGAAGAAGGcgggtctcctcctcctcagagggACGGTGGGGGGGACGGAGACTGCGAGGGTGACGTGGTCCCGGACGGCAGAGTGGAGCGGCTGATGAACGAGGACCCGGCGTTCAGGAGAGGACGCCTCCGGTGGCTGAAGCAGGAACAGCAGCGGATCCtgaacctgcagcagcagaacatcacCAAGAAGCTGCGAGGACAGAACCAGACCCCGG GTCAGAACCTGCCCGTTGTTCCTGTGCATCTACCAGGGACCGGGCGATTCATCCCTCCACAGGAGCGCAAGCTCAAATTCCCCTTCAAGAGTAACCCCGCCCACCGGTTGTCATGGGGACCAGCCAGCGCCGCTCTGGAGGCTCTGGGTCTCGGGGAAGGGGGAGGAACCGAGggtggagagcagagggaggagggtggAGGAGAAGGTAAAGGCTCCTCCTCGCCTCCACCTCTTCAGAGTCATCAGTCTCCTGCTCTTTTGCCCCTCCCCTTTCAGGCCCCACCCCCTCGCATGCGCTCCCCCAGCCCTCATCGCGCCTGGCAACAGCGTAACCAAGGGAACTTCCACTACCAGCACCAGGGCAACAACCAAAACCAACAGCGCCGCTACCGCCGCAACTCTCTGGACAGCTCCGCCCACAACTTCAGTCATTACGACAACGGCCAGCAGCATGGCGGGGGTGGCGGTCACCAGGGGCGACCACGACAGAGGAGGGGTGTGTCACCCGGGCCAGGTGGGGAGCGAGGGGGAGGAGACGGAGGCTTCCATTATAACCAACACCCACCCCAGCAGTATCACCACCCCCACCCCTACTACAACCCCCACAATGCACCATTCCAGCCAGGGCCGCACCCCAACTACCACAGCCTGCCACGGCCCGGGGCTCCGCCCCCTCCCACTGACATGCTGCTCATGGCGgggccgccgctgccgccgggTGGGTGGGGCTTCACAACCCCGCCCAGGATGAGACGGCAGTTCAGCGCGCCGGACCTGAAGAACAAGGAGACGCCCATCTGA